One genomic window of Salmo salar chromosome ssa12, Ssal_v3.1, whole genome shotgun sequence includes the following:
- the LOC106565448 gene encoding cyclin-dependent kinase 4 has translation MAQGSGVQYEPVAEIGGGAYGTVYKARDLESGQFVALKSVRVQTDQDGLPISTVREVALLKRLEQFDHPNVVKLMDVCATLRTDQETKVTLVFEHVDQDLKTYLEKAPAPGLPPSHIRDLMRQLLCGLSFLHSNRVVHRDLKPENILVTSRGQVKLADFGLARIYSCHMALTPVVVTLWYRPPEVLLQSTYATPVDIWSTGCIFAEMFRRKPLFSGDSEMDQLGKIFNVIGLPPMEEWPADVTLSRHNFSPISPRPITDYVPEINEQGAELLLKMLTFDPLRRISALNAQEHPYFQEDEEEVTNG, from the exons ATGGCCCAGGGCAGTGGGGTCCAGTACGAGCCAGTGGCAGAGATTGGAGGGGGTGCGTACGGAACGGTGTACAAGGCTCGGGACCTGGAGAGCGGCCAGTTTGTTGCTCTGAAGAGTGTTCGCGTCCAGACGGACCAAGATGGCCTCCCTATCTCCACGGTCCGAGAAGTGGCCCTGCTGAAGAGACTGGAGCAGTTTGATCATCCCAACGTGGTCAA GCTCATGGACGTGTGTGCCACCCTGAGGACAGATCAGGAGACTAAAGTCACCCTGGTATTTGAACACGTGGACCAGGACCTGAAGACCTACCTAGAGAAGGCCCCCGCACCAGGACTGCCCCCCAGCCACATCAGA GACCTGATGCGTCAATTGCTGTGCGGCCTGTCATTCCTACACTCGAACCGTGTGGTGCACCGGGACCTGAAGCCAGAGAACATCCTGGTCACCAGCCGTGGTCAGGTGAAGCTGGCCGACTTTGGACTGGCCAGGATCTACAGTTGCCACATGGCCCTTACCCCTGTG GTGGTGACTCTGTGGTACAGGCCTCCTGAGGTCCTGCTCCAGTCCACCTACGCCACGCCGGTGGACATCTGGAGCACGGGCTGCATCTTTGCTGAGATGTTCCGACGCAA ACCGTTGTTCTCTGGAGACTCTGAAATGGACCAACTGGGAAAGATATTCAA TGTGATTGGCCTGCCACCCATGGAGGAGTGGCCTGCTGATGTCACCCTCTCACGACACAACTTCAGTCCTATCAGCCCCCGCCCAATCACAGACTACGTTCCTGAGATCAATGAGCAGGGGGCAGAGCTGCTTTTG AAAATGCTAACCTTTGACCCTCTAAGAAGAATCTCTGCCCTAAACGCTCAAGAACATCCTTACTtccaggaggatgaggaggaagtgACAAATGGTTGA